One window of Veillonellaceae bacterium genomic DNA carries:
- a CDS encoding copper-translocating P-type ATPase: MTKENSTTKITSATLKIGGMSCAACASRIEKGLGRLPGVEEARVNFAVEKASVAYDSKQISLKDIAAKIEGLGFQVIKDRVELKITGMSCAACSSRIEKALSRMNGIYSATVNLAAEKAIIEFNYGDVSVSDIKAKIENLGFGAHNATSAEESDKAKEVRLAEVSHQKFRLFLAAVFSIPLLMAMIFHVMGAVGPVAHILLNPYFQWALATPVQFIAGGQFYRGAYLALKNGSANMDVLVALGTSAAYFYSIVNVFQNNNELYFETSAILITLIILGKLLEANAKGRTSEAIKALMGLQAKTARVVREGQEVDIPVENVMVGDIVIVRPGEKIPVDGIITEGNSTVDESMLTGESLPVDKKQADEVVGATINKFGTFKFRATKVGKDTALAQIVRIVEAAQGSKAPIQRFADVVSGYFVPAVVGIALLTFAGWYFIFDPGNFSRALVNFTAVLVIACPCALGLATPTSIMVGTGKGAENGILIKGAEHLENAHRLTTIVLDKTGTITKGQPEVTDIIALAGLSQAEVLTLAVRAEKKSEHPLAQAIVDYGKQQRVAADDPDEFEAIPGHGVKSAIDGRQILVGTRKLMRDNNIDFNDMLADIEQLEQQGKTVMLMAVDNKMAGLLAVADTVKESSAEAVAELKKLGIEVWMLTGDNERAAKAIAQKVGINNVLAEVLPENKAEKVQALKQEGKVVAMVGDGINDAPALATADVGFAIGTGTDVAIEAADITLMRGDLNGIVAAIKLSKATMLNIKQNLFWALIYNTLGIPVAAAGFLSPVLAGTAMAFSSVSVVTNALRLKRFTPDK, translated from the coding sequence ATGACGAAAGAAAATAGTACGACTAAAATAACCTCGGCTACGCTTAAGATAGGCGGCATGTCGTGCGCTGCCTGTGCCAGCAGGATTGAAAAAGGCTTGGGACGTTTGCCCGGCGTTGAAGAGGCTAGGGTAAACTTTGCTGTCGAAAAGGCTTCGGTTGCTTACGATTCAAAGCAAATTAGCTTAAAAGACATTGCGGCCAAAATTGAAGGTTTGGGTTTTCAGGTTATAAAAGATAGGGTTGAGCTCAAAATTACCGGTATGAGTTGCGCTGCTTGCTCAAGCCGAATTGAAAAAGCTTTAAGTAGAATGAACGGTATATACAGCGCGACTGTAAATTTAGCGGCCGAGAAAGCAATTATTGAATTTAATTACGGCGACGTTAGCGTTAGTGATATTAAGGCAAAAATTGAGAACTTAGGATTTGGCGCGCATAACGCGACTAGCGCTGAAGAGTCCGATAAAGCAAAGGAAGTCAGGCTGGCAGAAGTCAGTCACCAAAAATTCCGCTTATTTCTTGCCGCTGTGTTTTCAATTCCCCTTTTAATGGCGATGATTTTTCACGTAATGGGCGCGGTAGGGCCCGTTGCTCATATTCTGCTCAATCCGTACTTTCAGTGGGCGTTAGCAACACCTGTCCAGTTCATCGCCGGGGGGCAATTTTATCGCGGGGCCTATCTGGCCCTGAAAAATGGCAGTGCCAACATGGATGTTTTAGTAGCGCTTGGCACCTCAGCCGCTTATTTTTACAGTATTGTTAATGTATTTCAAAACAATAATGAGTTGTATTTTGAAACCTCTGCAATTCTCATTACGCTCATTATTTTAGGAAAATTATTAGAAGCCAATGCCAAGGGCCGTACATCAGAGGCCATAAAAGCATTGATGGGTTTGCAGGCTAAGACGGCCAGAGTTGTGCGAGAAGGGCAGGAAGTTGATATTCCGGTAGAAAACGTGATGGTTGGGGATATTGTAATTGTCCGGCCCGGCGAAAAGATTCCGGTCGACGGGATAATCACTGAGGGGAATTCAACGGTTGATGAGTCAATGCTAACTGGAGAAAGTCTGCCAGTTGACAAAAAGCAAGCTGATGAAGTAGTTGGAGCCACGATTAATAAATTCGGCACTTTCAAATTTAGAGCAACCAAAGTCGGTAAAGATACTGCTTTAGCTCAAATAGTGCGGATTGTCGAAGCGGCACAGGGTTCAAAAGCGCCTATTCAGCGTTTTGCCGACGTTGTATCGGGCTATTTTGTGCCGGCCGTTGTTGGTATTGCGCTATTAACATTTGCCGGTTGGTATTTTATCTTTGATCCAGGGAATTTCTCTCGCGCGCTTGTAAATTTTACAGCCGTACTGGTTATTGCCTGCCCGTGTGCTCTGGGATTGGCTACCCCGACATCGATAATGGTCGGAACGGGTAAAGGTGCTGAGAATGGGATTCTAATCAAGGGGGCAGAACATCTGGAAAATGCCCATCGTTTAACAACGATTGTTTTAGATAAAACTGGGACCATAACCAAGGGCCAGCCAGAAGTTACTGATATCATTGCCTTGGCCGGGCTTTCACAAGCAGAGGTTTTAACGCTGGCCGTACGGGCTGAAAAAAAATCTGAGCATCCATTGGCCCAGGCAATTGTTGATTACGGCAAACAGCAGAGGGTCGCAGCTGATGATCCCGATGAGTTTGAAGCTATTCCCGGTCACGGTGTAAAGTCCGCAATCGATGGCCGGCAGATTCTTGTCGGTACCCGCAAGCTGATGCGTGATAACAATATTGATTTTAATGATATGCTTGCCGATATAGAGCAGCTCGAACAGCAAGGCAAAACTGTTATGCTTATGGCTGTTGATAATAAAATGGCTGGTTTACTGGCAGTAGCCGATACCGTGAAAGAAAGTTCTGCTGAAGCAGTAGCCGAACTTAAGAAATTAGGTATCGAAGTCTGGATGTTAACCGGCGATAATGAACGGGCCGCTAAGGCCATCGCGCAAAAGGTCGGCATTAATAATGTACTGGCTGAGGTCTTGCCGGAAAATAAGGCCGAAAAGGTACAGGCGCTTAAGCAAGAGGGGAAGGTGGTAGCCATGGTTGGCGATGGCATCAATGATGCTCCGGCGCTGGCGACCGCAGATGTCGGTTTTGCCATCGGAACCGGAACTGATGTGGCAATCGAAGCAGCCGATATTACCTTAATGCGCGGCGATTTAAACGGTATCGTAGCGGCCATAAAGCTGAGCAAAGCAACTATGCTCAATATTAAACAAAACCTGTTCTGGGCGTTGATTTACAACACCCTGGGAATTCCCGTTGCCGCTGCCGGTTTTTTATCGCCGGTCTTGGCCGGTACCGCAATGGCCTTCAGTTCTGTATCAGTAGTAACTAACGCCTTGCGGCTCAAGCGGTTTACGCCTGATAAATAA
- a CDS encoding cytochrome c yields the protein MRRMLLIYCASLILAGIGFGSLVSQSISSIEMNMIPSAAAQGKQIFQSKACIECHTVFGNGGYWGGDLTKAYAKFGPERIIGYLTAAPLLNGAKHKRHEQLTLWEAQQVSAYLEFVNSINTLDWPPSANK from the coding sequence ATGCGCCGGATGCTACTAATTTATTGTGCCAGTTTAATTCTGGCTGGGATAGGTTTTGGTAGTTTAGTTTCACAATCAATAAGCAGTATTGAAATGAATATGATTCCAAGCGCAGCTGCACAGGGCAAACAAATCTTTCAAAGTAAGGCGTGTATTGAATGCCACACGGTATTTGGTAACGGAGGTTACTGGGGGGGAGATTTAACCAAGGCTTATGCTAAGTTTGGTCCTGAGAGGATAATAGGGTATTTAACCGCTGCGCCGCTGCTTAATGGTGCGAAACATAAACGGCATGAGCAGTTAACGTTATGGGAAGCTCAGCAAGTCAGTGCCTATCTTGAATTTGTTAACTCAATAAACACATTAGATTGGCCTCCTTCGGCTAATAAGTAG
- a CDS encoding YIEGIA protein, whose amino-acid sequence MDGKGPISIDTLTLIVVATIVGTLARYLTLKVDYRQYPSHPNGYLIHLVIAFIAAGIGAVAIPAIKSNNFTAVTFLAIAIQHFRDVRKTERESLRGLESTEFTPRGEAYIDGIAKTFEARNYFSLLVSLSTAAAMESLRGLGFTNLAVQSVAGIFVGYFVYIGLSRFAKGKTVGDIAKIKPGQIEVRGSELYVDGIFVSNTLGTENAQKMVLAEGLALVIEPNEEHYRITLDNFGQRKAILFEATRSVGVKRYHYTRKDYESGKTIIVLVPLIRDQEKLISVVSHTPLLESVKKSHSVMKSNIVGD is encoded by the coding sequence CTGGACGGAAAAGGACCAATCTCGATAGATACTCTTACGCTTATTGTCGTCGCAACAATAGTGGGAACACTGGCCCGTTATCTTACATTAAAAGTAGATTACCGGCAGTATCCCTCCCATCCTAACGGATATCTCATTCATCTCGTTATTGCTTTCATCGCCGCTGGGATTGGTGCTGTGGCAATTCCGGCAATAAAAAGCAACAACTTCACTGCGGTAACTTTCTTAGCAATTGCTATTCAGCACTTTCGCGACGTTCGGAAAACCGAGCGCGAAAGTCTTAGAGGCTTAGAAAGCACTGAGTTTACCCCGCGAGGCGAAGCGTATATAGACGGCATCGCAAAAACCTTTGAAGCGCGCAACTATTTTTCGCTTCTTGTCTCGCTAAGCACAGCAGCAGCCATGGAATCACTACGCGGCCTAGGCTTCACCAATCTGGCTGTCCAGTCGGTGGCAGGAATATTTGTCGGTTATTTTGTTTATATCGGACTAAGCCGCTTTGCTAAAGGTAAGACGGTAGGCGATATTGCCAAAATTAAGCCCGGTCAAATCGAAGTAAGAGGCTCAGAACTTTATGTTGACGGTATTTTTGTCAGCAACACTTTAGGCACTGAGAATGCGCAGAAAATGGTTCTCGCTGAAGGGCTGGCGTTAGTAATTGAACCTAATGAGGAGCATTACCGGATTACTTTGGATAACTTTGGTCAGCGCAAGGCAATACTGTTCGAAGCAACCCGCAGTGTCGGTGTTAAACGCTATCACTATACACGCAAAGATTACGAGAGCGGCAAGACAATAATCGTGCTTGTCCCACTCATCCGCGATCAAGAAAAGCTGATTAGCGTCGTTAGCCACACACCATTACTGGAATCAGTAAAGAAAAGTCATTCCGTAATGAAATCAAACATAGTAGGAGACTAA
- a CDS encoding thioredoxin family protein: MKPILMFTMKSCPHCVRALQWMDELKQENPAYANLEIEIIDENIHPDIAGKYDYYYVPTYFVHGVKVHEGVPSKDKIRNVFEKAQN; this comes from the coding sequence ATGAAACCTATTCTGATGTTTACTATGAAGTCTTGTCCGCATTGTGTAAGAGCCCTGCAATGGATGGACGAGCTAAAGCAGGAAAATCCAGCCTACGCCAATTTGGAAATTGAAATAATTGATGAGAATATTCATCCTGATATTGCCGGAAAGTATGACTATTACTATGTGCCGACCTACTTTGTCCACGGCGTTAAGGTTCATGAAGGCGTTCCCAGTAAAGATAAAATTCGAAATGTATTTGAAAAAGCGCAAAACTAA
- a CDS encoding dicarboxylate/amino acid:cation symporter, with amino-acid sequence MHLSTKILVGLVLGVIAGLIAGPDNVGFIKMWIAPIGTLFINLIKMIIVPLVFASLVVGAASLGDVKKLGRIGGKTMAFYLITTGFAVAIGIAMSLILNPGLGLSLPADVVYKGKEAPSIMSVLVNIVPTNPIQAMGSGDMLQIITFALFVGVGITMVGDRAKPVNDFFDGLAEVTYKIVNAIMLVAPYGVFALILPVVAENGPKVLIPLAKVIGAVYIGCLVHMALTYSGIVSVLGRMSPVKFFKGIAPAQLIAFSTCSSAATLPVTMKNTQENLGVSKEVSSFVLPLGATINMDGTAIYQGVCALFVAQVYGIDLSLGQMAILVLTGTLASIGTAGVPGAGLIMLTLALQSVNLPIEGIALIAGVDRVLDMARTTVNITGDAVATVFIQRSEDMAANKDLSA; translated from the coding sequence ATGCATCTATCAACCAAGATTCTTGTCGGCTTAGTACTAGGCGTTATCGCCGGGTTAATTGCTGGGCCGGATAATGTTGGATTTATTAAAATGTGGATTGCGCCAATCGGGACATTATTTATTAATTTAATTAAAATGATAATTGTACCATTAGTATTTGCATCCTTGGTGGTAGGCGCCGCCAGTTTGGGGGATGTTAAAAAGTTAGGCCGCATAGGCGGTAAGACAATGGCATTTTACTTAATTACCACAGGTTTTGCAGTGGCCATTGGCATTGCTATGTCGCTGATTCTAAATCCCGGATTAGGTCTTTCACTGCCTGCTGATGTAGTTTATAAGGGCAAAGAGGCCCCATCAATTATGAGTGTTCTGGTTAATATAGTGCCGACCAACCCGATTCAAGCTATGGGATCAGGCGATATGCTGCAAATTATAACATTCGCCTTATTTGTAGGTGTTGGCATTACAATGGTTGGTGATCGTGCTAAGCCGGTAAATGACTTTTTTGATGGTTTGGCTGAAGTGACTTACAAAATTGTTAACGCTATTATGTTAGTTGCACCATACGGCGTTTTCGCGCTTATTTTACCGGTAGTGGCCGAAAACGGTCCTAAAGTGCTTATACCTTTGGCCAAAGTAATTGGAGCGGTTTATATCGGATGTTTGGTGCATATGGCGCTAACATATAGTGGTATTGTATCTGTCCTAGGGCGTATGAGTCCTGTGAAATTTTTCAAAGGCATAGCACCTGCGCAGTTAATTGCCTTCTCAACTTGCAGCAGCGCAGCAACCCTGCCTGTTACCATGAAAAATACTCAGGAGAACTTAGGGGTATCAAAAGAGGTCTCTAGTTTCGTATTACCGCTTGGCGCAACGATAAACATGGATGGCACAGCAATATATCAAGGTGTATGCGCACTGTTTGTGGCGCAGGTTTACGGCATCGATTTGTCCTTAGGCCAGATGGCTATTCTAGTTTTGACCGGTACCTTGGCATCAATCGGTACTGCAGGTGTGCCTGGAGCCGGCCTGATTATGTTGACCCTTGCTTTGCAATCTGTTAATTTGCCGATTGAAGGAATTGCTTTAATTGCCGGTGTTGACAGGGTATTGGATATGGCTCGTACCACTGTTAATATAACTGGTGATGCTGTTGCTACCGTATTCATCCAGCGTAGCGAAGATATGGCGGCAAACAAAGATTTATCAGCATAA
- a CDS encoding metal-sensitive transcriptional regulator — MLNDQERNDLTKRLRRIAGQINGIEKMVNDKRYCVDILQQVVAARSALNQVGLKILESHTKSCVVNAVQEDRAEESINELMTVLSKFTK, encoded by the coding sequence ATGCTAAACGACCAGGAAAGAAATGATCTTACTAAGCGCTTGCGAAGAATCGCTGGGCAAATAAATGGCATTGAAAAAATGGTTAATGATAAAAGGTATTGTGTCGACATTTTACAGCAGGTTGTAGCGGCGCGATCAGCTTTAAACCAGGTAGGGCTGAAAATTCTCGAGAGTCATACTAAAAGCTGTGTTGTCAATGCAGTTCAAGAAGACCGCGCCGAAGAATCAATTAATGAGCTCATGACTGTCTTGTCCAAATTTACAAAATAG